One genomic segment of Candidatus Paceibacterota bacterium includes these proteins:
- a CDS encoding uroporphyrinogen decarboxylase family protein translates to MRTACTNTLLSLLFYLSWRKDYTDILICQYRFSTTDPTIEATQHHVEGIVANMDDYRRIRPQLFPSHDAAIAGMSAWAERQRLGRAVVWCTLEGFFWFPRTLMGFEKLMYAFADQPELLHEINRDLLAFNFSLLDKILKVCVPTFITIAEDMSYNHGPMVSKQTFEEAVAPYYRQLVPRLLERNIMPFIDTDGDITLLVPWFAELGVDGFLPLERQAGVDGMRLRQRYPRLRMIGHFDKMTMNRGEAAMRGEFERLVPLMKTGGFIPSVDHQTPPGVSLNEYRVYLRLLKEYMATGKP, encoded by the coding sequence ATGAGAACCGCCTGTACGAATACGCTACTTTCATTGCTGTTCTATTTGTCATGGCGCAAAGATTACACCGATATACTCATTTGTCAATACCGCTTCAGCACCACCGATCCGACCATCGAGGCAACGCAACATCATGTCGAAGGGATCGTTGCCAACATGGATGACTATCGGCGCATTCGGCCGCAGTTGTTTCCTTCTCACGACGCGGCCATTGCCGGCATGAGCGCCTGGGCGGAGCGCCAACGGCTGGGCCGGGCCGTGGTGTGGTGCACCCTCGAAGGCTTCTTCTGGTTCCCACGCACACTGATGGGATTCGAGAAGCTCATGTATGCCTTCGCCGACCAACCAGAGCTGCTGCATGAGATTAACCGCGACCTTCTCGCTTTTAACTTCAGCCTGCTGGACAAGATCCTCAAGGTATGTGTCCCAACGTTCATCACCATAGCCGAGGACATGTCCTACAACCACGGTCCGATGGTTTCGAAGCAGACATTCGAGGAAGCGGTGGCCCCGTATTATCGCCAGCTTGTGCCTCGGCTGCTGGAACGCAACATCATGCCGTTCATTGATACCGACGGGGATATCACACTCCTGGTCCCCTGGTTCGCAGAGCTGGGCGTGGACGGGTTCCTCCCCCTGGAACGACAAGCCGGCGTGGATGGCATGCGCCTGCGCCAGCGTTACCCGCGCCTGCGGATGATCGGCCATTTCGACAAGATGACCATGAACCGCGGCGAGGCCGCCATGCGCGGCGAGTTCGAGCGGTTGGTGCCGCTGATGAAGACCGGCGGTTTCATTCCGAGCGTGGACCATCAAACGCCGCCTGGCGTTTCGCTGAATGAATACCGCGTCTATCTGCGGCTGCTGAAAGAGTATATGGCCACAGGAAAACCATGA
- a CDS encoding recombinase family protein, whose amino-acid sequence MKVAYSYRRFSSRQQSDGSSLARQREMAQEVCAANGWQLVDLPPDAGVSAFKVAGDERLAANMHVGNLGAFLKRVQSGDIKRGSVLIIEKLDRFSRNYYDVVFPVWLNLLQSGIEIYSCVAHQHYTLDAIRRNQALAMMALIEMAAANEYSSGMSSRIGKAFSLRLAECAKGRPMNLGGWQPKWVDFHGAKGHAGEFSLNAHANTIRRIAAEYIGGASMATIAKGLIRDQVPSLMGGRWSQGTISHLLKHESLTGHKTIKGVRLERYYPAVISDAEYQKLRAKLADNSNRRGGNPNSDYVANLFRNRCKCAKCGGTITTNHAFYSCKGKRTGECDVHGVVRIRLLELDFFGLFLQEHPAVLLGKQTVKSNGTVAALKARIRDLDKALEDAASLIGKLPVKAVEAKLTALVKEREAAGRELEASNLKMMTSAAAPMALESIKAALAGFVKLGAGYAGSKQEAAMVKAIEQLHKQLDDNETRKKLLNLLPTLVSHLVIDVENKRYRIVNHVGEVSGWRQLAR is encoded by the coding sequence ATGAAAGTAGCGTATTCGTACAGGCGGTTCTCATCGCGCCAGCAGAGTGACGGCTCCAGCCTCGCGCGGCAACGAGAAATGGCTCAGGAGGTCTGCGCGGCCAATGGCTGGCAACTGGTGGACCTGCCTCCCGATGCCGGCGTGAGCGCGTTCAAGGTCGCTGGCGATGAACGGCTGGCGGCCAACATGCACGTTGGCAACCTGGGCGCATTTCTAAAGCGGGTCCAGAGCGGGGACATAAAGCGCGGCTCCGTGCTCATCATTGAGAAGCTCGACCGGTTCAGCAGGAACTACTATGACGTTGTTTTTCCAGTGTGGCTCAACCTGCTCCAGAGCGGCATTGAGATTTATTCGTGCGTTGCCCATCAGCACTACACTCTGGACGCTATCCGCAGGAACCAAGCGCTGGCCATGATGGCCCTGATTGAAATGGCTGCTGCCAATGAATACAGTTCGGGCATGAGCAGCCGTATCGGCAAGGCATTCTCTCTGCGTCTCGCGGAGTGCGCAAAGGGTAGGCCGATGAACCTGGGGGGATGGCAACCCAAATGGGTGGATTTCCACGGCGCAAAGGGCCATGCCGGGGAGTTCAGCCTCAATGCCCACGCCAACACCATCCGGCGCATTGCCGCCGAATACATTGGAGGGGCCAGCATGGCGACAATCGCCAAGGGTCTGATTCGTGACCAAGTGCCTTCGCTCATGGGTGGCCGATGGAGCCAGGGAACAATCAGCCACTTGCTCAAGCACGAGAGTCTGACTGGCCACAAGACCATAAAGGGCGTGAGGCTGGAACGGTATTACCCTGCCGTCATATCGGATGCCGAATACCAGAAGCTACGGGCCAAGCTGGCCGATAACAGCAACCGCCGGGGCGGTAATCCTAATAGCGATTACGTTGCCAATCTATTCCGCAATCGCTGCAAGTGTGCGAAGTGCGGCGGGACGATAACTACGAACCACGCGTTCTATTCTTGCAAGGGCAAGCGCACGGGTGAATGCGATGTTCATGGCGTTGTTAGAATCCGGTTACTGGAGCTAGACTTCTTTGGACTATTCCTGCAAGAGCACCCGGCAGTGTTGCTCGGTAAGCAGACGGTGAAATCCAATGGCACCGTAGCGGCTCTCAAAGCCCGTATAAGAGACTTGGACAAGGCACTGGAGGATGCAGCCTCTTTGATTGGAAAGTTGCCTGTGAAGGCTGTGGAAGCGAAGCTGACGGCATTGGTGAAGGAACGTGAGGCGGCGGGCCGGGAGTTGGAAGCCTCTAACCTGAAGATGATGACGAGCGCGGCGGCTCCCATGGCTCTGGAAAGCATTAAGGCGGCGTTGGCTGGCTTCGTCAAGCTCGGGGCTGGTTATGCCGGCAGCAAACAAGAGGCTGCTATGGTCAAGGCCATTGAACAGCTCCACAAGCAACTGGACGATAACGAGACCCGTAAGAAGCTGCTTAACCTGCTGCCAACATTGGTGTCTCACCTCGTCATTGATGTAGAAAACAAGCGCTACCGCATCGTCAATCATGTTGGCGAGGTGTCGGGTTGGCGGCAGTTGGCGAGGTAG